One part of the Populus alba chromosome 18, ASM523922v2, whole genome shotgun sequence genome encodes these proteins:
- the LOC118056675 gene encoding cytidine deaminase 1: MDGPIFVIEASEAESMAKQAGLTVLQLLPTLVKSAQALARPPISNYHVGAVGLGSSGRIFLGGNVEFPGLPLHHSVHAEQFLITNLTLNAEPSLKYVAVSSAPCGHCRQFFQEIRHAPDIHILITGDSNSNHNYNNDLANEEQFEPMSCLLPHRFGPDDLLGKDVPLLLEPHHNNLSFLGDDKLPNGVSAAFEDLKNEALEAAKKSHAPYTNCPSGVALMDCEGKVFRGSYMESAAYNPSMGPVQAALVAYVMGGRGGGYDRIVAAALVEKQGAQARQEQTARLLLKEISPKCEFKVFHCVSNSGSSPSFNNFN, encoded by the coding sequence ATGGATGGACCCATCTTCGTAATTGAAGCATCCGAAGCCGAATCGATGGCGAAACAAGCTGGCCTCACAGTCCTCCAGCTCCTCCCTACCCTAGTCAAATCAGCGCAAGCCTTGGCTCGCCCGCCAATCTCCAATTACCACGTGGGTGCCGTCGGTCTGGGATCCTCCGGCCGCATCTTCTTGGGTGGCAACGTCGAATTCCCTGGCCTCCCTCTCCATCATTCTGTCCACGCCGAACAATTCCTCATTACCAATCTCACTCTCAATGCGGAGCCCTCCCTAAAATACGTTGCTGTATCCTCCGCCCCTTGTGGCCACTGCCGTCAATTCTTTCAGGAAATCCGCCACGCCCCTGATATACATATCCTCATCACGGGTGATAGTAATAGTAACCACAATTACAATAATGATTTAGCAAATGAAGAACAATTTGAGCCCATGTCTTGTCTTTTACCGCACAGGTTCGGACCTGATGATCTTTTGGGTAAGGATGTTCCCTTGCTTTTGGAGCCCCATCATAATAACTTGTCGTTTCTAGGTGATGACAAGTTACCAAATGGTGTTAGTGCTGCTTTTGAAGATCTGAAGAATGAGGCTTTAGAGGCTGCCAAAAAGTCTCATGCACCCTATACTAATTGCCCATCAGGGGTGGCCTTGATGGATTGTGAAGGGAAGGTGTTTAGAGGATCATATATGGAGTCTGCCGCCTATAATCCCAGCATGGGCCCGGTGCAGGCGGCTTTGGTGGCATACGTGATGGGAGGGAGGGGTGGTGGCTATGACAGGATTGTTGCTGCTGCGTTGGTGGAGAAGCAAGGGGCTCAGGCGAGACAGGAGCAGACGGCGAGATTGCTTTTGAAGGAAATCTCGCCAAAGTGTGAGTTTAAGGTGTTTCATTGTGTTTCCAATTCCGGTTCCAGTCCCAGTTTCAACAATTTTAATTGA
- the LOC118056671 gene encoding thioredoxin-like 2, chloroplastic isoform X1 produces MAVVVGLLPSFCSLGFPSSLLNSFASSNSISLQPLLSHNHINFSDIRIYPLLYSSAAIASRFSFSRRKQLLSFKVHATVAETDQPKWWEKNAGPNMIDIHSTEEFLRALSEAGDRLVIVEFYGTWCASCRALFPKLCRTAEAHPEILFLKVNFNENKPMCRSLNVKVLPYFHFYRGAHGQLESFSCSLAKFQKIKDAIEMHNTARCSIGPPKAVGELTLESISAPQDKIEGST; encoded by the exons ATGGCAGTTGTTGTTGGGTTGCTTCCATCCTTCTGCTCACTTGGCTTCCCATCTTCTCTGCTAAACTCCTTTGCCTCCTCCAACTCCATCTCTCTCCAACCACTCCTCTCTCATAATCACATTAATTTTTCAGATATAAGAATTTATCCTCTCTTATATTCCTCTGCTGCCATTGCTTCtcgcttttctttttctcgcaGAAAACAATTGCTCTCTTTTAAG GTACATGCAACTGTTGCTGAAACTGACCAACCGAAATGGTGGGAGAAGAATGCGGGACCGAATATGATTGACATTCATTCTACAGAAGAATTTTTGCGTGCCTTAAGTGAAGCTGGAGATAGATTAgtaattgttgaattttatgGAACTTGGTGTGCTTCTTGTCGAGCGTTATTTCCCAAG CTCTGCAGAACAGCTGAAGCACATCCTGAAATTTTATTCCTGAAAGTcaattttaatgaaaacaagCCTATGTGCAGAAGTTTGAATGTTAAGGTGCTTCCTTATTTCCACTTCTATCGAGGAGCTCATGGACAACTTGAATCCTTTTCATGTTCACTAGCTAAG tttcaaaaaataaaagatgctaTTGAAATGCACAACACAGCCCGTTGCAGCATTGGCCCACCAAAGGCTGTTGGAGAGCTTACTCTTGAATCTATATCAGCTCCACAGGACAAGATAGAAGGATCTACATAA
- the LOC118056671 gene encoding thioredoxin-like 2, chloroplastic isoform X3: MVWGLSSKRSSSRIVHATVAETDQPKWWEKNAGPNMIDIHSTEEFLRALSEAGDRLVIVEFYGTWCASCRALFPKLCRTAEAHPEILFLKVNFNENKPMCRSLNVKVLPYFHFYRGAHGQLESFSCSLAKFQKIKDAIEMHNTARCSIGPPKAVGELTLESISAPQDKIEGST; the protein is encoded by the exons ATGGTGTGGGGTTTATCTTCCAAAAGAAGTTCATCAAGAATT GTACATGCAACTGTTGCTGAAACTGACCAACCGAAATGGTGGGAGAAGAATGCGGGACCGAATATGATTGACATTCATTCTACAGAAGAATTTTTGCGTGCCTTAAGTGAAGCTGGAGATAGATTAgtaattgttgaattttatgGAACTTGGTGTGCTTCTTGTCGAGCGTTATTTCCCAAG CTCTGCAGAACAGCTGAAGCACATCCTGAAATTTTATTCCTGAAAGTcaattttaatgaaaacaagCCTATGTGCAGAAGTTTGAATGTTAAGGTGCTTCCTTATTTCCACTTCTATCGAGGAGCTCATGGACAACTTGAATCCTTTTCATGTTCACTAGCTAAG tttcaaaaaataaaagatgctaTTGAAATGCACAACACAGCCCGTTGCAGCATTGGCCCACCAAAGGCTGTTGGAGAGCTTACTCTTGAATCTATATCAGCTCCACAGGACAAGATAGAAGGATCTACATAA
- the LOC118056671 gene encoding thioredoxin-like 2-1, chloroplastic isoform X2 has protein sequence MAVVVGLLPSFCSLGFPSSLLNSFASSNSISLQPLLSHNHINFSDIRIYPLLYSSAAIASRFSFSRRKQLLSFKVHATVAETDQPKWWEKNAGPNMIDIHSTEEFLRALSEAGDRLVIVEFYGTWCASCRALFPKLCRTAEAHPEILFLKVNFNENKPMCRSLNVKVLPYFHFYRGAHGQLESFSCSLAKRAKARSWCGRAKYNLIWRD, from the exons ATGGCAGTTGTTGTTGGGTTGCTTCCATCCTTCTGCTCACTTGGCTTCCCATCTTCTCTGCTAAACTCCTTTGCCTCCTCCAACTCCATCTCTCTCCAACCACTCCTCTCTCATAATCACATTAATTTTTCAGATATAAGAATTTATCCTCTCTTATATTCCTCTGCTGCCATTGCTTCtcgcttttctttttctcgcaGAAAACAATTGCTCTCTTTTAAG GTACATGCAACTGTTGCTGAAACTGACCAACCGAAATGGTGGGAGAAGAATGCGGGACCGAATATGATTGACATTCATTCTACAGAAGAATTTTTGCGTGCCTTAAGTGAAGCTGGAGATAGATTAgtaattgttgaattttatgGAACTTGGTGTGCTTCTTGTCGAGCGTTATTTCCCAAG CTCTGCAGAACAGCTGAAGCACATCCTGAAATTTTATTCCTGAAAGTcaattttaatgaaaacaagCCTATGTGCAGAAGTTTGAATGTTAAGGTGCTTCCTTATTTCCACTTCTATCGAGGAGCTCATGGACAACTTGAATCCTTTTCATGTTCACTAGCTAAG AGAGCGAAAGCTCGGAGCTGGTGTGGAAGAGCGAAGTATAACCTCATATGGAGGGACTAA